The DNA sequence CtataatgatgataaaaaCGACAAAGACAAACTATTATTTGttctttcattatatttgaCAGTAAATTACTGCATGTCGTAACTCCTTGGCTCTCTAATGAATCCCTGTTAATTGGTGATATTAATTTGAATTTACTTAAAACTAATGTTTTAAACATAACACAAACCGTTTCAAATTTTTCTGAGTTATTTAGTATATGGGGTAATATACaatactttaaaatatttttgccttttttttcaaacgTAACTGAATTGATCTTAAATAATCCTCTTTTCATATAACAAGTTTTCCCAAGAAAACTAACATTGTACTTAtcaaatatttctttttcattaatatcattttttaaaaatatagaatttaCATATTCCTCTATGTATCTCTTTGCATTTTCATTCTGAACGCCTATTTTgagtttattaaatatatagcattttttttttataggaCTTAAAAGTATTagtaatatatgaaatggGATTGAGGATGGCGTATTTTGATAtctaaaacaaaaaacaacaGAATTATATCTCGagtatgttaaaaaatttgtcaTATTCGAGTTATCACTTAATAAACAATTAATATGAACAATTCTGTCAGTACCAAGAAGTATAGTATTATACTTTCCATTAATTACGAATCGAATAATTTTCAAACGCcctgatataataaaaacccctcctaataaattttcatcttctccttttttcactaattcttttttacttaaattatttaaattgcATATATTCGATAAAACCATTATAGGCATATTACCAACACTAGCTGTATAACTCACTATTTCATctttatattgtttattaatttttattaaaatttctcCTTCATATGTTCTATTAgataatttacataaataggGATAATCATTTCTTGATTCCCCACTTTCACTTTTTATTACTggattttttacttttatttcacttatgtaaaattttactgtatcatatgcttttttattaatatccatttttgtatacatattgACCTGAGGTGAAAACTCCAATACTGGTAATGTATCTggcatattttttacataaacatttataaaagaattaaaatcaTCAATATGAGATTgaagtaaaaattttgtaaaaatgttGTAACTTccattaattattttatgaactTTTAATTTCATATGTGGATATAAAGActctataatttttacatgtaactttatttcttcctctgtaatttttaaattaaatttttttaaactatcTTTCTCTTCCTTATTTTCACTTATACTCATTAATTTATTGCTACCGTTGTTACTTTTATTCCCAATATGactgcttatttttttatccccATTTTGACTCCTAAAGGTAAATGTATTTTGTATCATCTTTAGTTAGTATACACCTCTatcttttaaatgttttaatatgAGTTCCCTTTGTCGTGGGGCTCCCACGCTCCcgtttcttcttttttgtgtttataGAACTACGAATGCACGGCGCGTCGCAAGAAAGTATCAAGCGTGCcggcatatatatatacttgagtgcatattatatacatacaagcatatatttacatatatacatacacatacatataatacatacacatacatataatatatacacatacatataatatatacacatacatataatatatatacatacatataatatatatacatacatataatatatatacatacatataatatatacacatacatataatatataatacagtATCTTATCTCTTTTCAAAATGCAGTTTTTGAGTAATAGCTCCCTTATAGCGTCTTCACAGGGGCGAAATACATTACAACAAAAACGCTGCTGCACTTGccataaaaaatttctaaatatggtggatgtaaaaataatttatatgaataaaacaatatttatgtataaggATGTCCTCATGGAATATCTTTTTTCAAATCAGCTACAAGCACAGTTGTAATATAAAGCAACGTTATATAAGAAGGGGAAATTTTGGagcagaaaaaatatgatgaaaTTGTTGCTAATGGGAAGAAAGTATGtaacatattcatatatacatatagtgtatgcatacgtacatataaacGTATTCAAACGTGcaagtaatatatacaaaaatgcaATAATTAGCTCCAACTTAATACTATATTCGTTCAGTGAACAAACAAAAGATGTAGGACCACGAAATTTCAAATCGACAAAATTgcttttaaatgaataaaatatttataataaagagGTTGATAAATagaatatgttaaaaatcaatttaattaaaagcgttaaaaacaaaaaaaaagtatatcttttttccttttttttttttttttttttttttaatctcaatttgagaaatattttaaatgtattattgaATTCGAAGAGGCAcgaaagtaaaaattatttcctaTTCATTTTAGGATAacaacatttatttatttattccattttattttaccgtGGTTTtccgattttttttttttttttttgaaaacttgtgatttttaatatttttgttctccATACATATTACATGCAtacgtaatatatatatttataaatgcgCATGATGCGTACAGTAATTAATcaaaagtatttttatattttgtgcAATACGTGTACCTACTGATAATAAGTGTACGCATTTAcgtatacataaacatatatacatataaatatacatatattatatacatatatatatatttatatgctaATACGTggctttttttaattttgatattttttttttctctcaaATGGcaagtacacatatatttgaGCAAATagatatgaatatatgatttttaaatatatttctattctccattttattttagtatttCTGGTTtggttaattttttttattaaattacattttttttcccgtacatataaaatataattatatatatatatatgtacatttatgtacattttgctatttaacatgaatttttatcttgggttataatatatttcattttgttcatgtGGATTcacatttttacatttatttattaacatgTATGCATTTGATGTTCGTATTTTTTGTTGCCGCttcgtatattttataacctgttcgtatattttatgacatgttcatatttttttatgacctgttcatatttatttatggtctgttcatatttatttatggcctgttcatatttatttatgacctgttcatatttatttatgaccttttcgtattttttatgaccatttcgtattttttatgaccatttcgtattttttatgaccatttcgtattttttatgaccatttcgtattttttatgaccatttcgtattttttatgaccatttcgtattttttatgaccatttcgtattttttatgacgtgttcatatttatttaagtaTTTATTCATGATATGCGCATACCCGCATTCACACACAAACTAAAATTCTTTCACAAATCGTTGATGGTTGATATTCAGTTTTGGTCATGTTTAGATTTATTTACACGAACTTTTATTAGATTTGAATGCATACTAAAATTTATTCGAACGCGtatatagtattattttcCAAAAGATGACTGTGTTAAGTGCAGCTATAAGCAcaaaaagcaaaattttGGTTTCTCGGCAGTTTCAGAATATTAGTAAGTGTGATTTGGACTCGTTGACTATTcccttttataatttaatcgAAAGAGAAAGAAGTGATCACACGTATATAGAAACTGATAAGGTACGATATGTGTACCAACCGTTGGatagcatatatatttttttaataacaaatataaactCGAATATTATAGAAgatttagaaataataaaagtgtTAAGTCAGATTATACAAGATATATGTCaaggaaatataaatgagagtacaattttaaaaaaatgttttacgataattttttatattgatgaattaattaaaaatggagTAAGAGAAATTGTAAATACGaatcaaataaaaacatatattgaAATGGAATCAcatgaagaaaaattacaaaCGATAATAAGagagaataaagaaaaagaagaaaaagaaagaaggaAATTTATTGCTTcgaaattagaaaaaaatagacaaaaacaaaataaaggtaGTACTAATAGTTTTATTTCAAATGATATTATTAGTGCACTAGAATATAATACTAGTATTATAgacaattttatatataaaaatgaagagcCAGATATTATGGATGAAAGTTTCGGTACGCATAAAGGTATGCAGTTAGCTAACAAGAGAGATAAtcatataagaatattaGATGTAGtagagaataataaaatagaaactAAACCTACAATAAATGTTAATTCTCTTTTTGATAAatcaattaatataataataacagaaaatattatatgtacctTAAGTTCTGAAGGAACTTTATGTGATTTAGATATTCAAGGTATTTTCAATTtgcaaataaataatcataAATATTCTAAGGTAATAGTAGAATTAGAAAATGAGTATTTAGATAAAGCAAAAATACATCCTATATtagacaaaaataaatataattctaaCGTATTAGAGTTAAAggataaaggaaaaaattttagaacTAATACTATATACCCGTtattaaaatggaaaataaattatttaaacgATTCTTATATTCCTCTTAACATAAGTTGTTGGCCATGTGAAGACAGTGAAAGTACATTACTAAATTTAGAAAttgaaaacaaaatgaaaaatattgatGAAGTTATATATGACCTGAATGTCAATTTAATGTGTCCATCATCGAACAAACCGCAAATTATTAGTAAAGATAAAGGAGTTATTGAACATGATGGTCTTTTATTATCTTGGAAAGTTggtacattaaaaaataatcaaaacTGTCAAATAGAAATATCTATTCAGTCCAAACCAGAAAGTGTTTTCCCCTTTTCTGTGGAAGCCAAATCGAATATGTTATCCCATAAATTGAATGTTTTAAAAGTTTATGATGAAGATACAAAAGAAGATGTAGAATATGAAGTTAAGAAGAATATCACATATctttttactattaataaGTAGACGAGTATTAtcatgaaagaaaaaaaaaaaaaaacgaggATTGTATTATTTCACGACAGTGCTTCATTTtagataatattttcaaaatcaGATGTGTGAAATCGCCATTTTGTTCTGTCGTATATGAAGTATAGTTTTAATCTaccgaaaaaaaaaaaaaggataaaataaaataacaaaatattaacatgTCAAAACAACCAAATGAGTACTCGTTTGAACGTAAAGAAAAGGAGTTAACATTAGCAATCGATTTTTAACtggaaaataatttttttttcaattttggTAGTTAAATTGGGATATGGGGGCTGGAGGGCTTTGTTTTTATAAGGTATCTCGTCTGCTGTCGCTGTAACTCTctctcattttttctttttctttatctttatccttttatttttattttattttttgggTCTCTTTTTTTCAAGTGCGCATGGGGAACCATGTATATTTCCCATTAATGCATTTTTCTAATATGAActtaaaaatgtagaaaaaaaaaaaaaaaggcaaatgGCACGCGCAtatagaattaataaaatctaTAAGTTAAAAGTGTAGTAGCATTTTGAAATGGTAGCATGGATATGGGACGTAACGCAAAATTGTGCTTTGTGCActgcgtgtatatatatatatatatatatatatataatcttgCGCGTAAACACGTGCATATCTATTTTTTGAACGGAAGTTGAAGAacaatttaatttatgttatGCCACGTTATTTCCACTTTTGTATATACTGTACACGTTAATTATTCCACTGTGAAgaagctttttttttcttttcctcaCATACatcattttctattttttttcgtagTTTACAAATTTATGTATGCGTTAATGTAACTTCGTGTGATGAAAACTGCATCAGAAGAATATGCCGCATtatctatataataatatatatatatttagacaATACTGAATTGTGTTAAAAACATCGAATTTATTATAAGTTTGCTTGTTAACATATGAAATTTAAGCATagcaaatttttaaagaaaaaggaaaagaaaaaataagaaaagacTACTTTCTCGACcaatatactaaaaaaaaaaaaaaaagaacgacatattatatatacatttttccaAGATCCAGTACAGTATGAGAACCATTTTACGCGCTGAAAAAGTCAGTTTTTTTGAATCAATACATGATTAATTATAACAAGGACACAGTTACTTAGTTCTTAAAGgtaattacaaaattttggTAGACATGTTAAGGAacacatgtgtatatgtgcatatattgGAGCTCCTCTCGTTTCAGGCTTAatataaaagttatatttcTGTTCTTTagacatataaaaaaaaaaaaaaaaaaaaagaaaatccGTAGCATTACTATATGACAGTTAAGCGAATAGGATATATGCGGCATTTTACCCCATTAAAAATGGCCATTTGTGTAGGtccattaaatatatttgcgtatttatgaatatatgatgttttttttttttttttttttttttattcttccgATCATATTTCAAAAGATTGTctgtaaaatgaaaaatgaaataattgaaataatttatatatcttaaataatttttataagaataaagTGTAAAAAGGGGCTATTTGTCTTCACATTGATGCTACTTAGATAAGAGggaaggataaaaaaaaaaaaaaaagaagaaaagtaaaataaaataaagcaaaaataaaataaagcaaaaataaaataaagcaaaagtaaaataaagcaaaagtaaaataaagcaaaagtaaaataaagcaaaaataaaataaagcaaaagtaaaataatgtaaaagcaaaaaaaaaataaaagtaaaaaaaagcaaatgcAAAAAACAGCTATATTATACGATCGCTAAATAACAAGTCGTAACAAAAGCAGAAATGTTTGCCTAGATTAATATTGCTCCTGAGTTTGATAGAGCCAAATTTAATGTGTCAAAAGGTACATAAGggatttttatataaagacTGTGTTTTGTATGTCGGTGAATACGTTGTGTCTGATGATACGGCAGATGAAATAATTGTAGATAACACTAAAGATGAATTaggtaaaaagaaaaacgacATAGGGGGTGAAATTACAAAAGAGCAATGGGAGGAAACAAAAGTATATAGActgaataaaaagaaagaagaaaacaaaaaggaGAAGAGGGggaaaaatgataataaggaaaaaaacgaaaaaagagACGAAGAAAAGGACGATATAGTTGTCCacaaaaatgaagataataATGAATGCAATATTTATAGTGATAATAAGCGCAATAATTACAGGGATGACCACAAAAATGAAgatgaaaaaggaagaaggATAATTTTGGAGGGACCCGGAAAATATATCAAACAGAACGAAATTTTCGTTggtaattttgaaaaaaatgaatacagGAAAGGGATATGGGTTAAGTAcagaaatatacataatttatttttctacatgaatatatacgaTATGATGCTAAAAGAAAACCGAGTGCATGAAaaacatcaaaaaaaaaaaatagacatggacaattttaaaaatttgttatatgtACCTTTAAAAGAGGTTAACATATACATAGGGGAGTTTGATAACAATATGTTTAACGGATTTtcattctattatttttaccctTTCTTATATATTGGTTATTTTGTCAATAATTTAATGAACGGTTATGgctatatgttttatattgcTTCTGTAAAGGAAGAAAAGGAcagaatggaaaaaaaaaaggaaaaaaaagaaaacatttttGCTACTTATAGCTTGTTCGATTTCTTATTCGTAAATGGGacgaaaaatgaaaaaggaataacAAGAGTGGTAGACACAAAATGGTCCGAGGAGCTCGTAAAAAAGGAAGGCGGATTAACGGTGGATATAGATGTTGACGTTGATACGACTGTCGATAATGCTGTTGTTAATGCTGTTGATGTGGTAGGGGaaggaaaaaatgggaagcaaaaattacaaaacggtaaaaataaaaatagcgCTCATAAAACATTGAAGCCGAAAGAGAAGGATAATATCAAGGATAAACTATTATTCAGGACCTATgagaaaatagaaaaaatgattaaagagaaaaatgagttaagaaaaaagattCGAGAAGAGATGAACGGAAAAAGCAGCTCTATCAATTTAATAGACAAAatcgaaaaaaatatttttaaaaattttaaattgcaaattaaaaaagataacaaaataaaaaggataaaaaaatttttaaatgaaaatgaaaaggtaaatatattcgacattttcaaatatatatcttatgataatttattttttaaagggtatttttataacaacCATTTTTCATCAAACACCAACGAACAGGAGATATACAAAACGATTTTTCTTGAATTGTATAAAGATagtatcattaaaaaaatagaagtaattaaaagaaatgtaATAAATGGAGTATCTGATGACGATTTGCTTATAAGTAATCAGAATGCCTTATACATTTtagaaaaacgaaaaaggaGTATTGAGGGAGATGAGTATGCCACTAAAGAGGATGGGAAAAGTGTGTTCGCTGATAACGCGCAAGGTGAGGGCAAAATTGGGACGCAAAGTGGGGGAAAACTCAATGCAAAGGAAAATGCAAAAGACGTAAATGAAGGCACGAAGGAGGgaatacaaaatgaaaattttaaacaaGAATATTTTAAGGATATCATAGACTTTAACTtgcttaaaaatattttcgaATCAACATCACACAGCAATATCAACTATTCTGTTGAGGTAGTTACGGACAAAGAATTtctaaaatacaaaataaaatgtaacgagttaataaaaaaaatggatgaaGGAAGGGAAAATTGTCTGGATAaagttaatttaaatttaaacgGATACTACCAATTAGTCGTTTTAAATTTCAAGTGCAAAGACGAAAcatcatttaatttaaatataaacaaatgtaatattcaaaatatacacaaaataaaaatgttttttatctCTTCCGATAAGTCatcaataattaaatataatgcaTTTCATctgcattatatatttgtgtacatTAGAAGcgcagaaaaaaaaggcaaaaataaactgaaaaaaattaaaaaatagaaaataaaaaatgtaaaattagcACCTTAAGCATAAACTCTTTCTTTATGTTTCTCCATCAGCTTAAACTTCTTTTTAtgcttccctttttttttttttttttttttttctaattccTTATATTTAAGTGGTATTGAGTGTATGCTTTGTTCgtataagaaaaaaacaagaaaaaaaaaattttttaaatattgaaCCATAAACAATAAATGATCAATAAACATTGAGCAATAgtatagtagtaataatcataaacttttaataataaaaggatgcgtaaaaaaaaaaaaaaaaaaaatgcagagAAGgcagataataaaaaaggttaAAAGCTGGAAACCCtc is a window from the Plasmodium brasilianum strain Bolivian I chromosome 9, whole genome shotgun sequence genome containing:
- a CDS encoding coatomer subunit delta; the encoded protein is MTVLSAAISTKSKILVSRQFQNISKCDLDSLTIPFYNLIERERSDHTYIETDKVRYVYQPLDSIYIFLITNINSNIIEDLEIIKVLSQIIQDICQGNINESTILKKCFTIIFYIDELIKNGVREIVNTNQIKTYIEMESHEEKLQTIIRENKEKEEKERRKFIASKLEKNRQKQNKGSTNSFISNDIISALEYNTSIIDNFIYKNEEPDIMDESFGTHKGMQLANKRDNHIRILDVVENNKIETKPTINVNSLFDKSINIIITENIICTLSSEGTLCDLDIQGIFNLQINNHKYSKVIVELENEYLDKAKIHPILDKNKYNSNVLELKDKGKNFRTNTIYPLLKWKINYLNDSYIPLNISCWPCEDSESTLLNLEIENKMKNIDEVIYDLNVNLMCPSSNKPQIISKDKGVIEHDGLLLSWKVGTLKNNQNCQIEISIQSKPESVFPFSVEAKSNMLSHKLNVLKVYDEDTKEDVEYEVKKNITYLFTINK
- a CDS encoding hypothetical protein (conserved Plasmodium protein), with product MCQKVHKGFLYKDCVLYVGEYVVSDDTADEIIVDNTKDELGKKKNDIGGEITKEQWEETKVYRLNKKKEENKKEKRGKNDNKEKNEKRDEEKDDIVVHKNEDNNECNIYSDNKRNNYRDDHKNEDEKGRRIILEGPGKYIKQNEIFVGNFEKNEYRKGIWVKYRNIHNLFFYMNIYDMMLKENRVHEKHQKKKIDMDNFKNLLYVPLKEVNIYIGEFDNNMFNGFSFYYFYPFLYIGYFVNNLMNGYGYMFYIASVKEEKDRMEKKKEKKENIFATYSLFDFLFVNGTKNEKGITRVVDTKWSEELVKKEGGLTVDIDVDVDTTVDNAVVNAVDVVGEGKNGKQKLQNGKNKNSAHKTLKPKEKDNIKDKLLFRTYEKIEKMIKEKNELRKKIREEMNGKSSSINLIDKIEKNIFKNFKLQIKKDNKIKRIKKFLNENEKVNIFDIFKYISYDNLFFKGYFYNNHFSSNTNEQEIYKTIFLELYKDSIIKKIEVIKRNVINGVSDDDLLISNQNALYILEKRKRSIEGDEYATKEDGKSVFADNAQGEGKIGTQSGGKLNAKENAKDVNEGTKEGIQNENFKQEYFKDIIDFNLLKNIFESTSHSNINYSVEVVTDKEFLKYKIKCNELIKKMDEGRENCLDKVNLNLNGYYQLVVLNFKCKDETSFNLNINKCNIQNIHKIKMFFISSDKSSIIKYNAFHLHYIFVYIRSAEKKGKNKLKKIKK